In Erigeron canadensis isolate Cc75 chromosome 8, C_canadensis_v1, whole genome shotgun sequence, the DNA window GACCTTCCCAACACCATCCAGGTTGAGCGGAAGGAACATAAGGGAACCAGAAAAGTATTGTGAGTTTCACAGGGATAATGGGCACGACACCAACAACTGCTGGCAGCTCCAAAGGGCCATCGAGGAAGCAATCAATGAAGGAAAGTTATCACATTTGGTCAAGATCGTGCGACAACAGCAAAAGAAGGAGGATGActtggaagaaaagaaaaaaggaccGAAAGAAACTATTTACACAATCATCAAAAAGTAAACAGGGAAAGAATGTCTGTTCCCGAAGGCATATAGGGGAACATGATGCACATCACATTCCCCTCAATCTGTAACACCCGAATCTTCCGGGACTCCCTTATAACCTCAGCAATGCTCGAAATTTCAAAAGTGAAAGAGATATGTGAGGACACGGGAAGTGAATGTGACGTTCAAAAGAACTGATGCTCTGGTCCAGGGGTACTCAGGAGGAACCGAGAAACCCGTCGGAAAACTAACGGCGAAAGTCACCATTGGAAAAAGACGATGGGAACGCACGGAAAAAATATCATTCCTCGTGGTGCAAGGGGATTCTCCCTTCGAGGCAATCCTAGGAAGACCTGGAATctaaaagtttgatatgacccCCTCCGTGGTGTATGGAATGATCAAGTACCAGTCGGACGGAGGAATTGGAACCTTATCAACGAAGGCAAAAAGGATAACCGAAGAAGGACAGGACGGGCCGCAGTGGCTCTCGTGGAGCAAAGGACCTTACCTCGAGCGATTAAATGCGTAATATCTATCCCGCGAAATtcgttttctatttttatcatGAAAAAGCCTAGAGGCTATGGTCTGTAACCTCCTCTTTATTAAATAAAGGCTCGTTTGTTTaaggaaaatataaataatatgtgcCAAGAGCACCCAAATGGGGACGCCCATATAATTTGAGAACTCCGGAGAAAAAATTTGAGAGGACAAGAATTCATAGGAATTCCAAAATATAGTCCTATTGTAAATATCTACACCACCACCGGATATATATCCATAAATAAGCATGCTCACAATTGTAGGTATTTGTACAAAAAAAGAGAGCACAAAAAGTGCCGACATCATGCAGTCATAATCCGCCCAAGAGGCAATATAGCCATACAAAGGTTGCACCTGCAAAATAAgcagaaaaaaaacaaaaatattagcAAACCAAACAACTAAAATTAATTCACATACTTAGTTCATAGTAACCCCCAAAAGATGTCCACCTGCAAAACAAAAGCATGAAAAATATCCACAACGTAGCCACCTAACTGCACAACACAGCAAAGTAAATTGTTTAAACAGCATCACAAGCTGCATAATTAACAAAGATGTTTAAAATGGCACAAACGCCAGACCACGGCACGCAGGCCaacaagttatttttttttactgggGATTAACTTTAGAGACAATAGCATCATGCACAATCTTCATCAAGTCATCCACAGGGCATTTGGGTAAGCAACAACCTTAGCCTAGAAAGGAAAGACAACATCTCTCCACTTCTGGTCCACAAGGTCCACTTGGTGAGCAGAATCAGCAACATAATCAGCTCTGCACCTGACATCACACTTTCCCTCTGCTGCAAATTCGTCCAGGACAGTGGCTCTCTCTTTAGCCCTCTCAGCAGATGTCAACTCACTGCTATAACATCTAAATTACTCCCACTACTTTCAGCAAGAGCAACAGTTCTTCGCGAACTTCTATCTTTACTAATTGTGTTTCTTGTAAGACTTACGCGCACCATATCGTCCATCATTTTATATGCAGTATTGGCTATTTTGTATAAGAAAATTCCACCTCCAGCCAAATCTAATTCCTTCTGAGATTGCTCACTTAGGCTATCATAGAAAATTTCTATGATTTCATCACGTTCAATACCATGGCCATGACatttttttaacatctttttcAATCTCTTCCAAGCTTGTGGTATAGTTTCTTCTTCGTCTTGTCTAAAATCTCTAACGTCCTTTTTTAGCTTTCTAGCTAAAACAAGTGAAAAAAATTCAGACACAAATGCTTCTTTTAACTGCGCCCATGTTTCGATGCTATTCTCTTCCAGATCTTCAAACCAAGCCAAAGCCTCTCCCGTGAGAGATGATGGAAACAAACTTAACTTTACATAATCTTCTTGATCATCTCCATAGTTGAACATTCTACATAGCCCTGTGAATGTGGCTATGTGTTTATGTGGATCTGTTTTTACATTCTCATCAAATAAATCATCTTGAATTGCTTTTAAGTGGTGTCCTTTGACAGTGAAATTAACTCCAACAGCTGGAGCACGGATAGCCGAACTCGGTGTAATGGTTATGGTTCGGATTCGGTCAATCATGGGTATATCGAAAGGATTTATTTCTCTACCCCCCCCCCTATATTGTTATTTggatttgatgaatttgattcggtttttagtttttgttttgaattttggtTTGATGGTTCAAAAACGGTTTGTTCTACTTTAACACTACTAGTACTGCTACTAGATGATGTAAAAGTTTCAGATTTCTTTGaaagtttctttttcttctttaggACAGTTTTTCTAGGATCGGAAGAAGGGCTTGTAAGTGGTAATTTACTAGATCTCGTGTTCATCCATCTATCTGTAGACtgcaaaaagaaaacaaataaaaccgTGAAAAGTACCTGTTTAACCctctataaaaataaatatacaacaaTTAATAATACGCccttttaactaatatatatatttttatgttctatgatattactatatattaatttaattattaaaggtTTATTAGTCCTCAGTCCAACAGTCCAGTAATCCCACTTGAATTTCAAAGGTCATGAATCGGAATAAGCTCAAGTCAGGTTATCCATAAATTATCCTACATCCTTGGTGATCTAATCAACAACAAGGGTTGGATTAGTTTTATGGTAACTTCTGCTGGTTTATTCTCAATATTCTTAATTCTTGTCTTTTTCAACTAACATAAATGCAAAGCTACGGAATAATTACTAAttgtcttttatatatataacaagaaaagaaaatattaactacttatctttctttctttctttttttagatTGTGGTACAGTAGATAAcataaaacaatacaaaataatataactttttagaAATTAAATTTCTAAAAAGGATCGATTAGAGATAGTACCTTAATAAAGATTGGCAAAATAGAGCtttccccggcagcggcgccaaaaacttgatgtgtaattTTCTCTCtacttttatttaatctttttgcTCATGAAAATCaaccaagttttaaatttataaaactaggcTATACTAATATCTAGACTATTACACACATGCAGTGTACCTTGttgtttataatatagttaCCAGTAAGTCCAGGATCAAACACAGGGAAAgcgttaatttatttatcaatcttaataaaagtattatgtTTAATCTAGAAAAGTGGGTGTTTTatgaccgagttgtcacgttgcttaTCAACTACTTGTGATCCATTTGAAAAGATTTACAATAATTAAActtgtttaatttaatattgtCATTGAATCTTTGAAAATCCTTTTTAGCAGTTTCTAAATCATTTTGAACCTTTGACCTTTAACTTCTACACAAAATCTATTTTATAATTGGGTTGTCATGCCAATTATTAAGCTAAATACGTAGAGAATGAGTTGTATGAAATAAGACTTAACTTAATGTAGTCACATTGACTTTTTGGAGTCAACATAAGTATGAGACACCATTCTTTCTTCTTTGAGAAACTATTCTGCAACTTTATGTTCTACTACTTCAAATATGCATCAAACTCACTATTTTATGTCACTCAAAATAGCTATTGTCGCAACTAATAATGCTTATATTTCTTAACACAACTAGACTAAATCCCAGTTTAACTATCTAACTACTTGAATTAACTAGAAATCTTAATAATCACTCTGTAGACTATTTCGAAAACCTTGCGAGAAAACAACGCATGCTTACATGCGTATAAATGAACAGTAACGAAACTTCATGATTCTTTTCCTGGACATAGAACTATCAAAACCCAATATATAACAACTATTATAGCACAACTTTTACGTGGAAATATCATACAAATGGAACCATGTTTACTTTCGTAAACTTGTTGTAAGCGGATGCACAAGAATTAACAAAGTAACCTTATGGACATTACAACACACTTTAAATGCTTAATAATATAGTAACAAAGTGATTTGAGGTGTTTGTGTTTTGGGAACAAGAGTTTAAACAAAGTCGAAAGCTTCGAGATCGTTAATGGTAACTTAAATATGGATCAACGAAACTTTACGAGACTTTGAGTAAATGTTTTGGCGGTGTTTAGGAACTgattgtgattgaaaataaaagttaaggTGTTGGTGTTTGTGAAACGTAACCAAGGCGAAACCGAAAACTTGCGTATGTTAATGGTAACTTGGTGACTAGACTACGGTAACGTAAACTTGCTTTGTGGGTTGTGAAGGATGGTTGTTTTGGTGCAGAAACTGAAGAGAAATGGGAGTTGTAAGTAACTTTGGATCCCAGGTGCAcactcttcatcttcatctacGTCTTCGTGTTATAGCCACGGAAAGCAAACGAGCCTCATCGACTTGACATTATTGATGGGGTAGCATGTTCCTCATTAAAAGCAATAATACTATTCTTCACCAGCTCCATTGAGTGTAGTGCTGTCAAATCATACGTAACAGATAAGAAAATTAACTCCAAAAACTTGAATCTGCACGTCCCTCTAACGAGGTCCAAAGTCCTCTGTCGAGGTCGACCTCTATCGAGGTCTACCCCCCTCTGTCGAGGTCCTCCTCTAACGAGGTCCTTCCTGTTTTGTCCTTTAGTGTAGTTTTGACTTTCTTTTCCGTTTGACTTGTTTTTGATCCGTTTCTTTACCAATTCTTATTCAATCTTTATTTTTACCTACAAGACACTTATGCAAATAATAAGTATCTAAAATACATTCATTCATGATCAAATGCGTGTAATATTCAGTAAAAAGACCAGATAATGCTTCATAAAATATGTAACTTTCTGAAAGTCATGTCtgaaaagcaaaaaacaaaaaaacatgaaaactaaAAACCCAAATACTCAAGCAAAAACACAACAATAAGCCTAACCATCAATGTCTACACCACCAGGAATAAAACCAAGCACTTTCGCTTTATACAAAATGAATACACAATAAGCTTATGAATACACAATAAGCTTCTATCCACAACAGAATCATAACCAGGATGAAAAAGGGAAGACTCTATAAAGACAAAATTGCTCTTCCAACCACGAATATCTAACCCACCCCTGCGAAAGCAACCACTCTTGGAGTGATTCCCCACTGTAACCCATTCACCAGAAGAACAAGTTTGCACAAAATGCCTAAAAAGATCAAGCGATGGCTCCCCACCATAGGCCTTACACATAACCTCGAAGGCCACTATCCTAGACAAACCTAACGGGGTAACAGTCGAGATATGCACATCAAAATAATCTAAAACCTCaagaagaaaagatgaaaaGGGATATCTCACATTTCTtcaacattgattttatgtagAAACCGACATATCGCACCGGTGGGGTCAGAATTGTCTCACCATCAACAGGACGTCTAAACGATGCTATTTTACCAAGAAAATATTTCTCTACAAATTTTTCTAACTTCGACCGGATTACGGTCGATTCAGTCACTTTAATGCCATTTTTTGACATCGCAACGATTACAAGAATGGCAAAGTTAAAAAGATACAAGCAGAAAATAACGTACCTAAAGGAGTGATCTGAAGAGGATTGCGCCAGAAAGCctaagagagagggagagaagtTTTTTTTCGAGACGgtcaaaataaaatagaaaaaaggaagaaagtcaatttatatatatggctCCATGCGCTTCGGAACCGTCGATTGAGTCACCTTGAGATACGTGCCCATCTACCACGCTTAAATATCtttcaaatcaatttaaatTAGGTGTCAGgaaaatttttacataaaacCCCCTTAGAAAAAGCGGAAGCGGACAAGGAAAGTCCAAGGCAACGATTCTTTTGCAAAAACTCGTCCCCTTGGACAGGGGGCTTGATGGTATATCCCTCCTGCGATACGCATAACCTGCCGCCCAAAGCATCAACAGAATGCGCTCTGGTACAAAGGGATATCAGACGCTGCATAAGATAATAGGGAAAGGAACTAATCACCCATAAATAAAGGGTTTTAGTTCCACCTTTACAAGCAGATAATTAAGGAAATGGTTGAGGAGGATCGAAGACCTAGGAAACCCTAGGGAAAAGTCCATTTGGTGCCAACTATTTCCTGCTCGAATTCTCTCCTATAAATAGGAAATCAAAAGACCTCCAAGGCACAATACAACATAcacatacaaacatatatatatatattacactcATCTTGttcaattggcgtaaagaggccaGAACCCTACCTTCGGAGAATCGCCAACGAACGAACTCAAAATAACCTTCATCCCATTTTCATCCTAACCTCGGTTCGGTGTACCTAAATACTTTCATGGGTATGCGATAACATCAACTTAAGTATATAAACAAGTCAAGCTAAGCTAATAATAAGTTTGAgcttattatttttaatcaaaaataaatattatcaaAAGCTTAATAGGATAAAGTGATGACGTATCAACTTGACAACTTAGAGAGAATTTTAATCCATTTTTAATTAATGAGTGAAGTATGAGCATCGACAATTAAGCTTAACTAAGCCTGTCAACTTAACAAGTTTAAACTAGTCTtacatttatatacatatatatgtcatATGGAAAATGTTCAAGGAAAATGCTAATAGTTTTAAATTGATATATCATATGGAAAAAagtaaatagttttaaattgataaataaGTCTACTTCGAGTTATCCTGGAACTAATTTcaaatgggaagtgatataaTTGTCAcaattattgatatatttatcacaCAATACAATTCttataataaacaatacaaGTTAATAAAGTAAGTGTGTGGTTGAATTTCAATAATAAATTGCAAGTGATTCTTTTTTTCAaatgtataacttttatttatcaTAAGGAAAGCCAGCGAGACGCGAGTAGTACAAGAAGAGTGTACATGGAGCAAAACAGAAAAAAGACAGAGATAAACATTTGAAATTACTCCATATTGACCAATCTATTCTATGTTTTGGGGATTTGTTAGTTAACCATTGGACGCTTAGTGTCTTGAGCTCCTTGAAAGCATATCACAGGGAAAGAGTTTTGTTTGAGTAGATGCAATCGTCCCTGGAATTCCAGGTGACCCAGCAAAAAGTGAGAATTGTGTAGTTGAAGAGGGAGCTTACTTCAGGACGGGGGCATGCATCTTTGTGTGTCTCCAATAACTTCCTAATCTCAGCTAGTTTGGTTACGTGTAATTTGCACAAGGAGAGGAGTAAATACCATAATGAAGATGATAATTGGCAATGTAAAACGAGGTGCTCCACTGTTTCCAGATGGTTTTGACAAAGCGGGCAATTATGGGGATCATATGTGGCGCACAAGAGTCTTTTTCTCAGGGATTGTTAGTATATGATCATGTAAAATGAACGTAagtccggaaagtatttaagcctacggggtcacacgtctcgacacaaatgtaattataattaattgatataattaatgtaatttattgatatattaagATCACGGAAATCTAACAGTCgtttgttaaatgttaatagttaacggtacttaactgacggacttaacggaggagAAGAttgtaattaagaaaataattaggaaaccctctagaatgttctaggggGACGGCCACAAGAAGGAGACAGAagggttttgaaaaccctaaactttgtAAACAAGTtacctaatcctataaatagaggcctaacctaattgtttttcacacacaattcTAAAGATttctcaaaaccctaaatttctctccctctctctcctTTTCGGTCCTAGTGGCCGAAAATTCTCAACCCTCTTTTAGGGTTCTTGGTGATTCGATCAAAGCAAGTAAAAGGAGAAGTCAATCGTTgccggttcgtgatcaagtactagcatacatacatccTTGTGTCGTGTGTGCAAACGTAGAAAGATTTACTTCAAATCTTCATaaagtttcttatttttcatcTTCAATTAAAGGTACATGCTTTCTTTCTTGGTTAATCAATTAACTACACAGATCTATCTTctgttgcgtgctttgtgatttgatttgataaattgttatatatccCAATTGGGATTTGACAATGAATTGTCTGATTGGGTCTTATTTCCAGATCCAAGTGTCTTCCATGCTTGTGAGGCTGTACCAAGAGATTTGGGACAACATCATATCTAGTTGATGCAGTTCCGGGGGGAGTGTGGGGGTCTTGACCATTGCCACTCCCATTTTGAAAAACATCGACCGCCAGTGCATTGTTATCTAACAAGACatcctatgttttttttttccaaagtgAAGAAAGCAGGGAAAGAGATGTACAAAAGGGTGTTACCAATCCAATTGTCGAGCCAAAAATGGAATGTCTTGCCATCACCTAATTGATCTGTAAACATATCTTCCAAAGAGGCATCAAAAGGGATCAAGTGGGAGTTTAACATGGCAATTACCTTCTTAGCTCCCACTAGACTGTTTTTAAGGAGAACCGgaaaaaaactttgttttgaAGAGTGGATGGCAGAGATGACATGCCCCCAAAGACAGTTGGGGTCTTGCCGAAACCGCCACCACCATTTAGCAAGCAAAGAAAGATTTTTACTGTATAAATAAGCCAAATCCATACCACCCAATTCATAAGGAATTGTAATCACATCCTAGGAAACCCATGGGATCTTTTTGCGAGAAGACGTACCCGCAAAAGAAGGACATACGTATAGACTCTAATTTGGAAAAAACACAAACCGGGACAGAGCAAGAAGTAGTAGGTCAGGAGACTGTCAACAACGTAGCGAATAAGAGTAATTCTTCCACCATGTGATAAGGAAAATGCTTTCCATTGGGAGAGTCGGTTTTCAAAGTTTCGAATTACTAGTGCCTAATATTTCATTTGATTCATATTTGAATCCACGATCAAACCAAGGTATGTCATTGAAAGCAGGCCAGTTTGACACCTGAGGATTTCGTTGGAAATGGCAGTGGCTTCAGGGCTGAGGTTTAATCCAAAAAAGCTGGATTTATGAAGGTTCACTTTGAGGcccaaaactaaataaaaaaacatctaAGTATTCTGGATATATTTAAATGTGGGTTTTAAACCATGAACAGATAAGTATGGCATCATCCGTATAAAAAATGGGATATTGTTGGCCGAAATTGGGCAGTTTAACGCCAGATACCAGGCCCAAAAAGGACGCCCTTTGCATGACATTCGACAGAGCCTCCATTTTGAAGATAAAGAGAAAAGGAGAAAGGGGGTCGCCTTATGCCATGCCACGTTCATAGTTGAGTTCTTCGGTGGGGCATCCGTTGACAAGTACCACAAATCGTGTCGACTTTAGAATGCCATGAATCCAAGAGTTCTACGtgtcaataatatatatgttgttctaaaaaaataaagcaGGTGTTTAGTAAATGTATCAACACTTGTGATATAAATAGCCTTTTCCGTTTTACGATCTACCTTAATCTTAATTTACAAAACTTGAAATACGTAACATTTAAGCTCCATTTTATTGAGATAATCCAACAATATCTCAACTAATTCATATTCGAACTTAACTTAGTTCGACTCTACTCAACTCAACTCGTATTATTATCCATCAAAAATGGTTGTGGAGTTTCTTTCTTTCACACACTTGACCAAACATCCAATTATCTTACAAACCAATGACACATATGTAGTTGTTTctgacaatatatatacaccaatatttttacattttattcaTTCTTATTCTctctttccatatatatatatataaaataaaaactgcTTGCAGACCATTTTCCTTCCACatctcaaaaccctaattttaataACCACCCCAATTGTTAACAAAGATCAGGTATTACCTTAATTATTTATCATTTCCTTAATCTgttgtttaatttaatataatctatatttgtttaattaaatcctcttaatttgaattattttgtatatatgttccAGCTGGATTTGATGTATTTGAATTCTATTGAATCAAGCTTGTGATTATACAATtgttgattgattttgattgttGATTTAATGTTTATTGAATCTGAATTATGTGAATTTGAATTTATGTAGAAATGAGATTTAGTTTTTTGTTATTGGGTTGATTATTGATTGATGAGAATTTATATGCAGAGGGGATTGTGTTAAAAAGTTGTTGATGTGAGATAGATAATGGAATCGAACGTGTGCGATGTTAATCGTTTAGATTCGGATGTGCTATTGCCTCCACGAAAACGATTACTAGCTGGTTTGAAGAAACAGAATGGTGATGTTAATGGTAACGGGAACGGAAATGTTAATGGGTatggaaatggaaatggaaacGGAAATTCTGTTTTGGATGAGTTAGATAGTCGGATTAGTTATTTGTTGAAAGCTCATTTGAGTAACGATAATCCGTCAGAAGAGGAAATTGTGGCAGCTTCAAGAGCTGCAGCTGAAGTCGCGGTCAAGGTTGCGTTGACTGCACGAGCTGCAGCTCAGGAGAAGGCGGTGATAGCGGCTAAAGCTATGGCTGCTGCTAAGAAAGCGTTGGAGGTAGTAGCAACTCTTGATGGTGATCAGGCGGTAGGGGGGTCTGTTGAAGAACGGATGAGGAAGAATAAAAGTATAAAGCAAGTTGAGTTACAAGTGTTGTATAACAATAAGACACCAAAGTTAGATAGTAATGGTAAGGCGAATGATGAAGAAGTAGCTCGTAAATTGCATCAAGCTATAAATAGTTCCCCTAGAATTACAAAGGGTGGCGTGCCTTCTGATGTAAAAAGTCCTAAACAAAAAAAGCTTAAAAGCTCGATTTTCTTCGGAAATGATAGAATTAGCAATGGAAGTATACCGGGTGTAAAGATTTCTCCTTCTAGCAATGATAAAGAAGTAGAAAATACGACAAAGTTAATCATAGAAAATGAGCCAAAGGCAAAATCTGGTGATGAAGATATTACTACTTTAGGTAGAAAGAGGGGAAGAATGAAGCAGAAGAAGCTTCCGTTAAGCATTTGTCATGATAGGGATCAAGCAACCCTTAAAGAAGATGGTTCTTTAAGGAGCCCGTTATCCGCGGGGCCTTCTGCCAATAGTGTTGAGAGGGGCACATTGTGGAAGTGCCAGTCGTTTAAGGCACCAGCTTGtgtaaaacaaaacaaagttaTGCAGTCATGATGTTCATATTGTTACCATAGCATGAGCAGTTTGGACAACAAAGTGGCTGAGGTAATTCATCTTTTCCATTCATCTGCTGTTATTCATAGTTTATTGTATGTCTAAACCTGCCAATTTAGTACATTTTTTGGAAATTTTACTTGAtgcattatatgtatatatatcatgattTTGGTAGTAATAGATGAGGATGAGATGATGAAAAGAACACTAACACTATTCTACAATGACAAAAGGAACCTCAATCCAAATTAGGAACAACTTGAAGGAAATAGCTACCCCTTCAATGATCAGAACTTTAGTTAATTTATATTGCTACATTGGTCATCCCGAGAGAGAGAGTAAAGTTGTAAAATGGCGTCGTTGCTCGGACATAAGATATATTGTTATTCCACCTTGTATAGGTGGGAATTCGACCCATTTATTTATGAAGGGTCTATTTCGGTTGTGTTTTAATCTCAAACTAGTATAAAAAAGCTAAAAGAGCAAAGTGTCAAGTTGAGAATTTCAACTTGATCAACTCACTTGACACTTTCAACTTGAAAGTCACCTTAAGTCTATATTTAATGTATACAATCTTCTAAATTAGTTTATTCTGGAGATGTAGATTAGTATTATTGTAATGATATCATTCGTGTTATCATAATGAATATTTGTATCAATGGACAAAAGATTTTAATGTGTCAACCCAATCCAACCTAACCTGGATCCTTTCCACTCGTACTAGAAATGACCATCATTTGAAATGTGTTATGACCCACCCTGCCTCCCTTTCTTTGGTTCTTCTACTGAATCTAAGGTCAGCCAAGGATGATCAGTTGTAACTTTCTGGAAATACAGGCTAAAAGGTCAATgatttaaacatatgcatgacaGAAACATGATTCATGAACACCATGACCTCACCTCCAGCTTTGTTCCCTATGAACCTTTTCTATGGTAgattataaatattcaaaaaaaaaaaaaaaaacacgaaaaaAAAAGCTTAAACTACTTGGATGGATTACTTAATGAATATCTAATGTCAACTCTGCAGGTTCAACCTGAACTTGAAGAGAATTGTTGGCACTGTGAGATCATTAGTGGGCTAATTATAAGAGATGTTGTAGTACAAAAGCTTGAATGTTTTGGTGTTCTTTTTCTTATTGATATTTGTGGTTGTTCGTTGTGTTTGACATGGGTTTGTAAAGGCATAGACAAATTTTTCGCTTGAATAACCGATAATCCTTtccttatttatgttattatgatCAACTCCTAGAGTTTTAAAGGTTATTAGTGCCTTGCTAGCATAAAACCATGAA includes these proteins:
- the LOC122578998 gene encoding uncharacterized protein LOC122578998; translation: MESNVCDVNRLDSDVLLPPRKRLLAGLKKQNGDVNGNGNGNVNGYGNGNGNGNSVLDELDSRISYLLKAHLSNDNPSEEEIVAASRAAAEVAVKVALTARAAAQEKAVIAAKAMAAAKKALEVVATLDGDQAVGGSVEERMRKNKSIKQVELQVLYNNKTPKLDSNGKANDEEVARKLHQAINSSPRITKGGVPSDVKSPKQKKLKSSIFFGNDRISNGSIPGVKISPSSNDKEVENTTKLIIENEPKAKSGDEDITTLGRKRGRMKQKKLPLSICHDRDQATLKEDGSLRSPLSAGPSANSVERGTLWKCQSFKAPACVKQNKVMQS